In Kryptolebias marmoratus isolate JLee-2015 linkage group LG11, ASM164957v2, whole genome shotgun sequence, the following proteins share a genomic window:
- the LOC108230023 gene encoding zinc finger protein 2-like isoform X1: MSSVQSLREFISERLTAAAGEIFTEFEKTIVQYEEEIDRQRRLLDISSKAQIHLYNIELPQHYIWKEKEVLTDQQVHKQERKSSLDQEEPEPPQIKEEQEEICTNQEEEQLLLKREGDPFMVTPGYKEINHKEPEPVHEEPEPFQEESEPPQIKEEQEKVCIGQDEDQILLMEDADERSHREPQKTTVQYEEEIDRQRRLLDISWKPQIYLHRIELPQQNVWKEKRILTDQQLCNQGRNSSLDHKEPEPPHMMDDHGEQEPLHVTKEQGEPEFPRMKGDHKNPEVPDKNEGQVKPQTPTYKELNHLELESNRVQLLDPNSLEAENQDQEPIRNVDQRFSRDEELNYKRRPQTRGHRDNVDIPKLKRDQKKCFLCVTCGRQFSVKSSLTVHMRIHTGKKPFTCQTCGKSYSQQNSLKYHMRTHTGEKPFTCQTCGKRFNHRSSVVTHMRTHTGEKPFKCQTCGKGFSQSFNLIIHMKTHTGEKPFKCQTCGKGFSQSFNLIIHMRTHTGEQPFKCQTCGKRFIQRPHLVKHMKTHTGEKPFKCQTCGKSFTKRFGLVIHMRTHTGEKPFKCQTCGKSFTQRSDLVKHMRTHTGENPFTCQTCGKSFTQSFSLVIHMRTHTGDKPFKCQTCGKSSNQRSDLVKHMRTHTGEKPFKCQTCGKGFIQRISLVVHMRTHTGEKPFKCQTCGKGFTQSFSLVIHMRTHTGEKPFSCQTCGKSFTQRSNLVKHMRTHTGKEV; this comes from the coding sequence ATGTCTTCAGTGCAGTCTTTGAGAGAGTTCATCAGCGAGCgactgactgctgctgctggagaaatattcacagagtttgaaaaaaccATCGTCCAGTACGAGGAAGAGATCGACCGTCAGCGCAGACTGCTGGACATCAGCTCGAAAGCACAGATACACCTGTACAACATAGAACTCCCACAGCATTACATCTGGAAGGAAAAGGAGGTTCTCACTGACCAGCAAGTTCATAAACAGGAAAGAAAGTCCAGTTTGGaccaggaggaaccagaacctccacaaattaaagaggaacaggaggaaATATGTACCAATCAGGAAGAAGAGCAACTTTTACTGAAGCGGGAGGGCGATCCGTTTATGGTGACTCCTGGCTATAAAGAAATTAACCACAAGGAACCAGAGCCTGTCCATGAGGAACCAGAGCCTTTCCAGGAGGAATCCGAGCCTCCACAGATAAAAGAGGAACAAGAGAAAGTCTGCATTGGTCAAGATGAAGACCAGATTTTACTGATGGAGGATGCTGACGAAAGGAGCCACCGGGAACCACAAAAAACCACCGTCCAGTACGAGGAAGAGATCGACCGTCAGCGCAGACTGCTGGATATCAGCTGGAAACCACAGATATACCTCCACAGGATAGAACTCCCTCAGCAGAACGTCTGGAAAGAGAAGAGGATTCTCACTGACCAGCAGCTCTGTAACCAGGGGAGGAACTCAAGTTTGGACCACAAAGAACCGGAGCCTCCACATATGATGGATGACCATGGGGAACAAGAACCTCTGCATGTTACGAAAGAACAGGGGGAACCAGAATTTCCACGGATGAAAGGGGACCATAAGAATCCAGAGGTTCCAGACAAAAACGAAGGCCAGGTAAAACCACAAACTCCTACTTATAAAGAACTAAACCACTTGGAACTAGAATCAAACAGGGTCCAACTCCTGGATCCAAACTCTCTTGAAGCTGAGAACCAAGATCAGGAACCAATCAGGAATGTAGACCAACGATTCAGCAGAGATGAAGAGCTGAATTATAAGAGACGTCCACAAACCAGAGGTCATCGAGACAATGTAGACATTCCAAAACTAAAGAGAgaccaaaaaaagtgttttttgtgtgtgacttgTGGAAGACAATTCAGTGTGAAAAGTTCTTTAACTGTTCACATGAGAATTCACACAGGTAAGAAGCCTTTCACGTGTCAGACCTGTGGAAAAAGTTACAgtcaacaaaacagtttaaaataccacatgagaactcacacaggtgagaagcctttcACGTGTCAGACCTGTGGAAAAAGGTTTAATCATAGATCTAGTGTAGTTACccacatgagaactcacacaggtgagaagcctttcaagtgtcagacctgtggaaaaggttttagtcaaagttttaatttaatcatcCACATGaaaactcacacaggtgagaagcctttcaagtgtcagacctgtggaaaaggttttagtcaaagttttaatttaatcatccacatgagaactcacacaggtgagcAGCCTTTCAAGTGTCAGACCTGTGGAAAAAGGTTTATTCAAAGACctcatttagtcaaacacatgaaaactcacacaggtgagaagcctttcAAGTGTCAGACCTGTGGAAAAAGTTTTACTAAAAGATTTGGTTTAGTCATCCACATGAGAAcgcacacaggtgagaagcctttcAAGTGCCAGACCTGTGGAAAAAGTTTTACTCAAAGATCtgatttagtcaaacacatgagaactcacacaggtgagaatCCTTTCACGTGTCAAACCTGTGGAAAAAGTTTTACTCAAAGTTTTAGTTTAGTCATccacatgagaactcacacaggtgatAAGCCTTTCAAGTGTCAGACTTGTGGTAAAAGTTCTAATCAAAGATCtgatttagtcaaacacatgagaactcacacaggtgagaagcctttcaagtgtcagacctgtggaaaaggttttattcaaaGAATTAGTTTAGTCGTccacatgagaactcacacaggtgagaagcctttcaagtgtcagacctgtggaaaaggttttactcaaagttttagtttagtcatccacatgagaactcacacaggtgagaagcctttcTCGTGTCAGACCTGTGGAAAAAGTTTTACTCAAAGATCtaatttagtcaaacacatgagaactcacacaggtAAGGAGGTGTGA
- the LOC108230023 gene encoding gastrula zinc finger protein XlCGF57.1-like isoform X2, with product MSSVQSLREFISERLTAAAGEIFTEFEKTIVQYEEEIDRQRRLLDISWKPQIYLHRIELPQQNVWKEKRILTDQQLCNQGRNSSLDHKEPEPPHMMDDHGEQEPLHVTKEQGEPEFPRMKGDHKNPEVPDKNEGQVKPQTPTYKELNHLELESNRVQLLDPNSLEAENQDQEPIRNVDQRFSRDEELNYKRRPQTRGHRDNVDIPKLKRDQKKCFLCVTCGRQFSVKSSLTVHMRIHTGKKPFTCQTCGKSYSQQNSLKYHMRTHTGEKPFTCQTCGKRFNHRSSVVTHMRTHTGEKPFKCQTCGKGFSQSFNLIIHMKTHTGEKPFKCQTCGKGFSQSFNLIIHMRTHTGEQPFKCQTCGKRFIQRPHLVKHMKTHTGEKPFKCQTCGKSFTKRFGLVIHMRTHTGEKPFKCQTCGKSFTQRSDLVKHMRTHTGENPFTCQTCGKSFTQSFSLVIHMRTHTGDKPFKCQTCGKSSNQRSDLVKHMRTHTGEKPFKCQTCGKGFIQRISLVVHMRTHTGEKPFKCQTCGKGFTQSFSLVIHMRTHTGEKPFSCQTCGKSFTQRSNLVKHMRTHTGKEV from the exons ATGTCTTCAGTGCAGTCTTTGAGAGAGTTCATCAGCGAGCgactgactgctgctgctggagaaatattcacagagtttgaaaaaaccATCGTCCAGTACGAGGAAGAG ATCGACCGTCAGCGCAGACTGCTGGATATCAGCTGGAAACCACAGATATACCTCCACAGGATAGAACTCCCTCAGCAGAACGTCTGGAAAGAGAAGAGGATTCTCACTGACCAGCAGCTCTGTAACCAGGGGAGGAACTCAAGTTTGGACCACAAAGAACCGGAGCCTCCACATATGATGGATGACCATGGGGAACAAGAACCTCTGCATGTTACGAAAGAACAGGGGGAACCAGAATTTCCACGGATGAAAGGGGACCATAAGAATCCAGAGGTTCCAGACAAAAACGAAGGCCAGGTAAAACCACAAACTCCTACTTATAAAGAACTAAACCACTTGGAACTAGAATCAAACAGGGTCCAACTCCTGGATCCAAACTCTCTTGAAGCTGAGAACCAAGATCAGGAACCAATCAGGAATGTAGACCAACGATTCAGCAGAGATGAAGAGCTGAATTATAAGAGACGTCCACAAACCAGAGGTCATCGAGACAATGTAGACATTCCAAAACTAAAGAGAgaccaaaaaaagtgttttttgtgtgtgacttgTGGAAGACAATTCAGTGTGAAAAGTTCTTTAACTGTTCACATGAGAATTCACACAGGTAAGAAGCCTTTCACGTGTCAGACCTGTGGAAAAAGTTACAgtcaacaaaacagtttaaaataccacatgagaactcacacaggtgagaagcctttcACGTGTCAGACCTGTGGAAAAAGGTTTAATCATAGATCTAGTGTAGTTACccacatgagaactcacacaggtgagaagcctttcaagtgtcagacctgtggaaaaggttttagtcaaagttttaatttaatcatcCACATGaaaactcacacaggtgagaagcctttcaagtgtcagacctgtggaaaaggttttagtcaaagttttaatttaatcatccacatgagaactcacacaggtgagcAGCCTTTCAAGTGTCAGACCTGTGGAAAAAGGTTTATTCAAAGACctcatttagtcaaacacatgaaaactcacacaggtgagaagcctttcAAGTGTCAGACCTGTGGAAAAAGTTTTACTAAAAGATTTGGTTTAGTCATCCACATGAGAAcgcacacaggtgagaagcctttcAAGTGCCAGACCTGTGGAAAAAGTTTTACTCAAAGATCtgatttagtcaaacacatgagaactcacacaggtgagaatCCTTTCACGTGTCAAACCTGTGGAAAAAGTTTTACTCAAAGTTTTAGTTTAGTCATccacatgagaactcacacaggtgatAAGCCTTTCAAGTGTCAGACTTGTGGTAAAAGTTCTAATCAAAGATCtgatttagtcaaacacatgagaactcacacaggtgagaagcctttcaagtgtcagacctgtggaaaaggttttattcaaaGAATTAGTTTAGTCGTccacatgagaactcacacaggtgagaagcctttcaagtgtcagacctgtggaaaaggttttactcaaagttttagtttagtcatccacatgagaactcacacaggtgagaagcctttcTCGTGTCAGACCTGTGGAAAAAGTTTTACTCAAAGATCtaatttagtcaaacacatgagaactcacacaggtAAGGAGGTGTGA